A window of the Ruminococcaceae bacterium KH2T8 genome harbors these coding sequences:
- a CDS encoding FtsX-like permease family protein produces the protein MNKGLLLARAHFRKNKGTSIGLVCLLVITAMLFSTSLLILTDAYPMAQKEAARLDSGDGFFRITENIDDLSEEDIDEALEADTARHYTYQCLNYIMSVPFGTGEMSNNIQFCDSDTAFNKKMANSEIVDEDTSITTDYVYLPYQFYTAGGFEIGDQFGFEVQGKRYDLKVRGFLTTPYFGCNNSGAFEIVVDDDSYSEMLSVEHPSTCYVTFYELKDGVKGAPFAIKFGNDILAVAPGASVSNTPLDQSIYGRTFVSMIFVISFIVVTAVLLVVVLMMLINSISNYIKESLKTLGALKAIGYSSTDIKISLHIMFLTLAVAASVLGVLISYLTMPIFAKIVVAQMGIPYAVSFAPAPSVIVLFSVVAFTFVFTEIALIKIRKIEPITALRDGIEGHSFRRNRIRLDRSTLGLNFALAMKTALNNIKQNVITFFVVGAMVFLCTIGVLMYENFNVHPKIEMLSFEYCSGVVAFDNATAEEGGEYLRSIDGVSNVKNMIQLYLSYGDQDRLWVYIMDDVSKLNNKNVCYEGRLPQYDNEIAVSGKFCNEYGLSVGDVLELTYGDETYGYLITGLVQTTNNGGKEGLMSMSAAERIVDLQYAPAYYYFDCEEETIEASAAVLDKCEDEFGEHMISRMNFYELIDGALTTFRFVAVAMLAVMSIVSALVILLVLYLLVKSLIFNKRKDYGIFKAIGYESNDLVIQTALSFMPSIVLSVLIFSVVSYYYANPVMNIAMSSFGIIKANFVVPVAGVVLVGIFIVIVSFLFAVFESRRIRKIEAYELLTVE, from the coding sequence ATGAATAAGGGATTACTTCTTGCACGTGCTCACTTTCGCAAGAATAAGGGTACGTCGATAGGCCTTGTATGCCTTCTCGTGATCACTGCGATGCTCTTCAGTACTTCGCTGCTGATACTTACCGATGCATATCCGATGGCTCAGAAGGAAGCTGCACGCCTTGATTCCGGTGACGGATTCTTCAGGATCACGGAGAATATCGATGACCTCAGCGAAGAAGATATCGATGAAGCGCTTGAGGCTGATACGGCACGTCATTATACATATCAGTGCCTTAATTACATAATGTCTGTGCCTTTCGGAACAGGTGAGATGTCCAATAACATCCAGTTCTGCGATTCAGATACTGCTTTTAACAAGAAAATGGCTAATTCCGAGATCGTAGATGAAGACACTTCGATCACCACGGATTATGTCTATCTGCCTTACCAGTTCTATACCGCGGGCGGATTTGAGATCGGAGATCAGTTCGGTTTTGAAGTTCAGGGCAAGAGATACGATCTCAAGGTAAGAGGATTTCTGACTACTCCGTATTTCGGTTGTAATAACAGCGGTGCTTTCGAGATCGTAGTTGATGATGATTCATATTCAGAGATGCTCTCTGTCGAACATCCCAGCACGTGTTACGTTACCTTCTATGAACTCAAGGACGGGGTAAAGGGAGCGCCTTTCGCAATAAAGTTCGGTAATGACATACTTGCCGTTGCCCCCGGAGCTTCTGTTTCGAATACGCCTCTTGATCAGAGCATCTACGGCAGGACATTCGTATCGATGATCTTTGTTATCTCATTCATCGTTGTTACTGCAGTACTTCTGGTAGTTGTTCTCATGATGCTCATCAACAGCATCTCAAATTACATCAAGGAGAGCCTCAAGACTTTGGGAGCTCTTAAGGCGATAGGTTATTCGAGTACGGATATCAAGATATCACTTCATATTATGTTCCTGACGCTTGCTGTTGCAGCCTCGGTTCTCGGTGTACTGATCTCTTATCTGACGATGCCGATCTTCGCAAAGATCGTTGTAGCTCAGATGGGTATCCCATATGCGGTATCATTTGCGCCTGCTCCTTCCGTGATCGTGTTATTCTCCGTAGTAGCTTTCACATTTGTCTTTACTGAGATCGCACTGATCAAGATCAGAAAGATCGAGCCTATCACGGCTCTTCGCGACGGTATCGAGGGACATAGCTTCAGGAGAAACAGGATCAGACTCGACCGTTCGACACTTGGTCTTAACTTTGCGCTTGCCATGAAGACAGCTCTTAATAACATTAAGCAGAATGTCATAACATTCTTCGTTGTAGGAGCGATGGTATTCCTTTGTACGATCGGTGTATTGATGTATGAGAACTTCAATGTTCATCCCAAGATCGAGATGCTCTCTTTCGAATATTGCAGCGGAGTAGTTGCTTTCGATAATGCTACGGCCGAGGAAGGCGGAGAATATTTAAGGTCGATAGACGGCGTTTCAAACGTCAAGAATATGATCCAGCTTTACTTGAGCTACGGAGATCAGGACCGTTTGTGGGTCTATATCATGGATGATGTATCAAAGCTCAATAACAAGAACGTCTGCTATGAGGGAAGACTTCCTCAGTACGATAATGAGATCGCCGTAAGCGGTAAGTTCTGTAATGAATACGGCTTGTCCGTAGGAGATGTCCTCGAGCTTACATACGGCGATGAGACTTACGGATACCTGATAACCGGACTCGTGCAGACTACTAATAACGGCGGTAAGGAAGGCCTGATGAGCATGTCCGCTGCCGAAAGGATCGTGGATCTTCAGTATGCTCCGGCATATTACTACTTTGACTGCGAAGAGGAGACTATAGAAGCCTCGGCTGCAGTACTTGATAAGTGTGAAGATGAGTTTGGTGAGCATATGATCTCTCGCATGAATTTCTATGAGCTCATCGACGGCGCTCTTACGACTTTCAGGTTTGTAGCAGTAGCAATGCTCGCTGTAATGAGTATCGTATCTGCACTGGTAATACTCCTGGTGCTCTATCTGCTCGTTAAGTCTCTGATATTTAATAAGCGCAAGGACTACGGTATCTTTAAGGCCATCGGATATGAATCGAATGACCTCGTGATTCAGACGGCACTGAGCTTTATGCCTTCTATCGTATTGTCGGTACTGATCTTCTCGGTTGTATCGTATTATTACGCGAATCCCGTGATGAACATTGCAATGAGTTCGTTCGGAATCATAAAGGCCAATTTCGTAGTACCGGTTGCAGGAGTAGTCTTAGTCGGTATATTTATAGTCATCGTTTCGTTCCTCTTTGCCGTATTTGAGAGCAGAAGGATCAGAAAGATCGAAGCTTATGAGCTCTTAACAGTGGAATGA
- a CDS encoding Phosphoglycerol transferase MdoB yields the protein MKNVKQLGGSIWGDIRRIDGVLHTRYVYHYVLLLIVAIIVFLFGQSFYTDKVYKNYQADDSVEFRIVRNMKYNMSFEAQDSSLSSFRLKVNSDRTRLSSSDKVHVVIYDSEDNKIYEDDTYLYNADRNYVKVDVDGLSLEKGEWYYIRFSFPEMARNSLLVLDTHKVNSFGEAIQYAQDVDENGDPLSLDMSIGFKNVANINYYYGTLNWFSLVLHLVLFGVALSLLFVKKLMASTVFRNFYRLIVLPVFIYLAAEVMNIEKERPLNFLYPLSRKTAFVVLTILLLLSALILLFHMITGKGTAASLIVGIPFLTLAFVNHTKLVMRGDSFMPWDLMSAGIAVKTGSTYYFHVTSNFIAGILMFIAIMLLIRLTDTPYIKFSSQRASMMAFSTASVLLILVSTVFNTKLLDRLNIYYEVNPPIQSYNENGTYMAFLMHLNNLGAKSGNSNSPETYNDMIYRYTGMASSMDLDSRVNGGSVRPNVICIMSEAYADLTEIRDFETSEPVMPYFDSLKDECMYGDIAVSIFGGGTCNTEFEFLTGYSMAYLLPGSSVYTFYVNNDIDALPSIYSDNGYRTVALHSFDGDWWDRREKYPLLGFDEFYTRDDFGPDAQYVRRYISDLETFHKITDIYDESEEPLFLFCVTMQNHADFADHYDNMAYDIHLTDLAPDDGSSYYYAENYLSLIRESDDALEYLIEYLRDSDEPTIVCFFGDHCPTLDPGFYEELLQTDLGGITLEESVPIYQTPYFIWANYDLSAGGTTIATTAGNHGLTSPNFLGQTVLDLSGIDSPDSRSCLRVLQQEIGAISSLGVFDSDGVLHTDTTYFDEDTQGALEDYATIQYGLIYLSGSDTAAVPAETNEEEES from the coding sequence ATGAAGAACGTAAAGCAGTTAGGCGGAAGTATATGGGGAGATATTCGTCGGATCGACGGTGTCCTGCACACCCGCTATGTTTATCATTATGTCCTTCTCCTTATAGTGGCGATAATCGTTTTCCTGTTCGGACAGAGCTTTTATACGGATAAGGTCTACAAGAACTATCAGGCCGATGACTCGGTCGAGTTCCGTATCGTAAGAAACATGAAATACAATATGTCCTTTGAAGCTCAGGATTCGAGCCTTTCGTCATTCAGACTTAAGGTCAACAGCGACAGGACCAGGCTCAGCTCTTCGGATAAGGTACACGTTGTGATCTATGATTCCGAGGATAATAAGATCTACGAAGACGATACATATCTTTATAATGCCGATCGAAATTACGTAAAGGTGGATGTAGACGGGTTAAGCCTCGAGAAGGGCGAGTGGTATTATATCCGATTCTCATTTCCTGAGATGGCTCGAAATTCCTTGCTCGTTCTCGATACCCACAAGGTTAATTCATTCGGTGAGGCTATCCAATATGCACAGGATGTTGATGAGAACGGCGATCCGCTGTCTCTTGATATGTCTATCGGATTCAAGAATGTAGCCAATATCAACTACTATTACGGTACACTGAACTGGTTCAGCCTCGTGCTGCACCTTGTATTGTTCGGTGTGGCATTGAGCCTGCTGTTCGTAAAGAAGCTCATGGCGAGTACCGTATTCAGAAATTTCTACAGGCTTATCGTGCTTCCCGTATTCATTTATCTTGCGGCAGAAGTCATGAATATCGAGAAGGAAAGACCCCTGAATTTCCTGTATCCTCTTAGTCGTAAGACCGCTTTTGTAGTGCTTACGATACTCTTATTACTTTCTGCACTTATCCTGCTTTTCCATATGATCACGGGAAAGGGAACTGCCGCTTCGCTTATCGTCGGCATACCGTTCCTGACGCTTGCTTTCGTTAATCATACAAAGCTCGTAATGAGAGGCGATTCGTTCATGCCATGGGATCTGATGTCCGCCGGAATAGCGGTGAAGACCGGATCTACTTATTATTTCCACGTAACGTCTAACTTTATCGCTGGGATCCTCATGTTTATCGCGATAATGCTCCTTATAAGGCTTACTGACACGCCATATATCAAGTTCTCTTCACAGAGAGCCTCAATGATGGCTTTCTCGACTGCATCCGTACTTCTCATACTGGTGTCTACGGTGTTTAATACCAAGCTCCTCGACAGGCTCAACATCTACTACGAAGTCAATCCGCCTATCCAAAGCTATAACGAGAACGGTACATATATGGCTTTCCTGATGCATCTCAATAATCTTGGTGCCAAGTCAGGTAACAGTAATTCTCCCGAGACTTATAACGACATGATCTATCGCTATACGGGTATGGCGTCTTCCATGGATCTGGATTCGAGGGTAAACGGCGGCAGTGTAAGACCTAATGTCATCTGTATCATGAGTGAGGCGTATGCCGATCTTACCGAGATAAGGGACTTTGAAACATCAGAGCCTGTTATGCCGTACTTCGATTCTCTTAAAGATGAATGTATGTATGGTGATATCGCCGTAAGTATCTTTGGAGGAGGTACATGTAATACCGAGTTTGAGTTCCTTACGGGTTATTCCATGGCGTATCTGTTGCCCGGATCGTCCGTATATACTTTCTACGTCAACAACGATATCGATGCGTTGCCTTCGATATATTCGGATAACGGATATAGGACAGTCGCTCTTCATTCATTTGACGGCGACTGGTGGGACAGACGTGAGAAGTATCCTTTGCTCGGATTTGATGAGTTCTATACAAGAGATGACTTCGGACCTGACGCTCAGTATGTAAGACGTTATATCTCCGATCTTGAGACTTTCCATAAGATCACCGATATCTACGATGAGTCCGAGGAGCCTTTGTTCCTGTTCTGCGTTACTATGCAGAACCACGCAGATTTCGCGGATCACTACGATAATATGGCTTACGATATCCATCTGACGGATCTTGCTCCTGATGACGGCTCTTCCTATTACTATGCTGAGAATTATCTTTCGCTCATCCGTGAGTCTGATGATGCACTCGAATATCTTATCGAGTATCTCCGTGATTCCGATGAGCCCACTATCGTATGTTTCTTCGGCGATCACTGTCCGACCCTCGATCCGGGATTCTATGAGGAGCTTCTTCAGACTGACCTCGGTGGTATAACTCTCGAGGAATCGGTTCCTATCTATCAGACACCTTACTTTATTTGGGCGAATTACGATCTGTCGGCAGGTGGAACGACTATTGCTACAACTGCAGGAAATCATGGCCTTACGAGCCCGAATTTCCTCGGTCAGACAGTTCTTGACCTCTCCGGTATTGATTCTCCTGATTCCAGGTCATGCCTCAGGGTATTGCAGCAGGAGATAGGTGCCATCAGTTCACTCGGCGTATTTGACAGTGACGGTGTGCTTCATACCGATACTACGTATTTCGATGAGGATACTCAGGGTGCACTCGAGGACTATGCGACTATTCAGTATGGTCTTATCTATCTTTCTGGCTCTGACACTGCGGCTGTACCCGCAGAGACTAATGAGGAGGAAGAGTCTTGA
- a CDS encoding Nucleoside phosphorylase has translation MICFFFAMRCEAIPFIRLLGLKRDSSFGGFEVYRGEDITLCVTGMGKVDAACAVSAVLSSVLDIEHTLVVNIGVCAGRKAGEIYRISRLHDEDSGKDQYPDMLLKTDYPEICLHTSDAFKLDDNFTDDMSEFVYDMEGAAVFRAASSYVSPDRILLFKVVSDSGSPEGVTEELCIDLIGRYSEKLIGEINEIYASLPSSGVYDEANKIFVKYSDLYHCTEYMNNTLNRLIRFALSEGVDIDYMLAGYLPIENKKAANEALSDVERRLILS, from the coding sequence TTGATCTGCTTTTTCTTCGCGATGAGGTGTGAAGCCATACCTTTTATCAGGCTCCTTGGATTAAAGCGTGACTCATCTTTCGGCGGCTTTGAAGTCTATCGCGGTGAAGATATCACTCTTTGCGTAACAGGTATGGGAAAGGTAGATGCTGCGTGTGCAGTATCTGCTGTGCTTTCTTCTGTTCTCGACATCGAGCATACGTTGGTCGTAAATATCGGTGTATGTGCCGGTAGAAAAGCAGGTGAGATCTACAGGATCTCACGTCTTCATGATGAGGACTCGGGGAAGGATCAGTATCCGGATATGCTTCTAAAGACAGATTATCCCGAGATTTGCCTTCATACATCTGATGCATTTAAGCTCGACGATAACTTCACTGATGATATGTCCGAATTCGTATACGATATGGAGGGGGCTGCGGTATTCAGAGCGGCTTCTTCATATGTTTCACCTGACAGGATATTGCTCTTTAAGGTAGTGTCCGACAGCGGATCTCCCGAGGGGGTCACAGAAGAGCTTTGTATCGATCTTATCGGTAGATATTCGGAGAAGCTCATCGGCGAGATAAATGAGATTTATGCTTCGCTGCCCTCAAGCGGCGTTTACGATGAGGCGAATAAGATCTTTGTTAAGTATTCTGATCTTTATCACTGTACTGAATATATGAATAATACCCTGAACAGGCTTATCAGATTCGCGCTCTCAGAGGGCGTCGATATCGATTATATGCTCGCAGGATATCTTCCGATCGAAAACAAAAAGGCAGCTAACGAGGCTCTTTCGGATGTTGAACGAAGGCTCATCTTATCGTAA
- a CDS encoding spore photoproduct lyase: MLNEGSSYRNFSHIYVERQALEYQAAKEIIARFPDAQVIVIRHYKDVFNRKKQDHRAQATSKKLILAVNKGTRIFEGSDMCQDHGHERFYYASNVMNCLFDCDYCFLKGMYPTANILMFVNFEDYAADVIRMLKDGPMYLSVSYETDLPAMNGIYDMTSLWCDLASQHPDLTLEIRTKSASRAVVPADNIIYSYTLSPEEIIKRYEHHTASLDARIKSVRNAYNSGCRVRLCFDPLMYVSDYASCYNTFMDKVLSEVDFAKVFDISVGSFRISKEYLKALRRSCPMSSATEFPFVNDNGYAVYPERIADEMKDLVITRLCEVTDGGKIFCDSDGGIIGNRQSDSSDAS, encoded by the coding sequence ATGTTGAACGAAGGCTCATCTTATCGTAACTTCTCTCATATCTATGTCGAAAGACAGGCACTGGAGTATCAGGCCGCCAAGGAGATCATTGCGCGCTTTCCCGATGCTCAGGTCATAGTGATCCGTCACTATAAGGATGTCTTTAACAGGAAAAAGCAGGATCATCGTGCACAAGCGACATCGAAGAAACTTATCCTTGCCGTGAATAAAGGTACCAGGATATTCGAAGGTTCCGATATGTGTCAGGATCACGGTCATGAGAGATTCTATTATGCGAGCAATGTCATGAACTGCTTGTTTGACTGCGATTATTGCTTCCTTAAGGGAATGTATCCTACGGCTAATATCCTGATGTTCGTAAACTTTGAAGATTATGCAGCTGACGTCATTAGGATGCTCAAGGATGGTCCCATGTATCTTAGTGTCTCGTATGAGACTGATCTTCCTGCCATGAACGGTATCTATGATATGACATCTCTCTGGTGTGACCTCGCATCGCAGCATCCTGATCTGACTCTTGAGATAAGAACTAAATCGGCGAGCAGAGCGGTAGTTCCTGCTGATAATATCATCTATTCATATACGCTTTCGCCTGAGGAGATCATCAAGCGATATGAACACCATACGGCGAGCCTGGATGCAAGAATAAAATCTGTTCGCAATGCTTATAATTCAGGTTGCAGAGTAAGGCTCTGTTTTGATCCTTTGATGTATGTAAGTGACTATGCTTCATGTTACAATACATTCATGGACAAAGTCCTTTCAGAGGTAGACTTTGCTAAGGTATTCGATATCAGCGTTGGCTCATTTCGAATATCGAAGGAATACCTCAAAGCATTAAGGCGCAGCTGCCCGATGTCGTCTGCTACGGAATTCCCGTTCGTTAACGATAACGGCTATGCTGTATATCCCGAGAGGATCGCCGATGAGATGAAGGATCTTGTCATAACAAGGCTTTGTGAGGTGACTGATGGAGGAAAGATCTTCTGCGATAGTGACGGGGGCATCATCGGGAATAGGCAGAGCGATAGCTCTGATGCTTCATGA
- a CDS encoding short chain dehydrogenase codes for MLHELGFNVLGIGRHFADEIPFQKIEADITDAKWQKTFADMVLEYHPEILVNCAGVGYYGLHEDISPVDIAAMCRTDLEAPMILTASALKDMKRMKRGTIINISSVVATKASTYAAAYAATKAGLSSFTQSIFEESRKYGIRIVDISPDMTKSNFYRNADFTEDDDEEAYLLPEDVAQAVKDVLSMRDGITVTKMTIRPRYHRVKRREKQ; via the coding sequence ATGCTTCATGAGCTTGGGTTTAACGTATTAGGTATCGGCAGACATTTCGCCGATGAAATCCCTTTTCAAAAGATAGAAGCAGACATCACCGATGCCAAGTGGCAGAAGACTTTCGCTGATATGGTCCTCGAGTACCACCCCGAGATCCTTGTTAATTGCGCGGGAGTTGGTTACTACGGCCTTCACGAGGATATCTCACCTGTTGATATCGCGGCTATGTGCAGGACCGATCTGGAGGCGCCCATGATACTTACTGCGTCTGCACTCAAGGATATGAAGCGCATGAAACGCGGCACGATCATCAATATCTCATCTGTCGTAGCAACGAAAGCAAGCACCTATGCCGCAGCTTATGCGGCGACCAAGGCAGGTCTTTCATCATTTACGCAGAGCATTTTCGAAGAATCGCGAAAGTACGGCATAAGGATAGTAGATATCTCGCCCGATATGACAAAGAGTAATTTCTACAGAAATGCTGATTTCACCGAAGACGATGATGAGGAGGCATATCTTTTGCCCGAAGACGTCGCTCAGGCCGTTAAGGATGTACTTTCCATGAGAGACGGGATCACGGTAACCAAGATGACGATAAGACCCAGATATCACAGGGTAAAAAGGAGGGAGAAGCAATGA
- a CDS encoding beta-galactosidase, translating into MIDRVYLNNDWTFNPDHDALPQGETVRIPHSVVTAPFHYFDESIYQMVSGYRKEIDVPSEWQGKHVLLTFEGVAHCCEVRINNELAGEHRSGYTAFTIDIAPYLKFGEANIIDVKVDSRESLNVPPFGFVIDYMTYGGIYRDVYIDVKEPTYIEDVFVSGDMNGNLSYEISISGEADSVALYARVSSKEDGKVVFEGEIESSGKTELKDIKFWDIKDPNLYIFECTLKDRSTSEVCDVKKVKFGFRTSEFKTDGYYLNGRKVKIRGLNRHQSYPYVGYAMPKSMQELDADILKDELGVNAVRTSHYPQSHHFIDRCDEIGLLVFTEIPGWQHIGDDEWKAQVVVNVEEMVRQYRNHPSIILWGVRINESVDDDALYTKTNELARKLDPTRPTGGVRYLKKSSFLEDVYTYNDFVHSGKNRGCEPKKNVTSDMSRPYMVTEYNGHMYPTKAFDSEEHRRDHALRHANVLDAVAGENDISGSFGWCMFDYNTHRDFGSGDRICYHGVTDMFRNLKTAGYVYKACSDLEKPFVEITSSMDIGEHPAGNRGNIYILTNCDSVKMYKNGEFIKEYTHKDSTYRNLKNPPILIDDFIGDQMKKNEGFSDRQSKIVKEALNYIGQYGMEGMPPKIMIRLAEAMAVYHMKFEDAYMLFGKYIGDWGGTSTTFRFDAVRRGEIVASVTKKAFDKICIRTKVSSDTLIEGDTYDVSCVRIEITDEIGNIQHFFNDTIKAEVQGDIEILGSEGAFISGGMGGLYIKSNGKKGEGTLTLSLPQGFTSEPEIIKFKII; encoded by the coding sequence ATGATCGACAGAGTATATCTAAATAATGACTGGACATTTAATCCCGACCACGATGCGCTCCCTCAGGGTGAGACCGTTAGGATCCCGCATAGTGTTGTAACTGCGCCTTTTCATTATTTCGATGAGAGCATCTACCAGATGGTATCGGGTTACCGTAAGGAGATCGATGTCCCTTCCGAATGGCAGGGAAAGCATGTACTTCTTACATTTGAAGGCGTAGCACATTGCTGCGAAGTCAGGATCAATAATGAGCTTGCAGGCGAGCACAGGAGCGGATATACGGCTTTTACCATTGATATCGCACCGTACTTGAAGTTCGGAGAAGCGAATATTATCGATGTGAAGGTAGACAGCAGAGAATCCCTGAACGTTCCGCCTTTCGGATTTGTCATCGACTATATGACTTACGGCGGTATCTACAGGGATGTCTATATAGACGTCAAGGAACCGACATATATAGAGGATGTATTCGTCAGCGGCGATATGAACGGTAACCTTTCGTATGAGATATCGATCTCGGGTGAGGCTGACAGCGTTGCTCTTTATGCCAGGGTTAGCAGTAAAGAAGATGGTAAGGTCGTATTTGAAGGCGAGATCGAGAGCTCCGGCAAGACTGAACTCAAAGATATCAAGTTTTGGGATATCAAGGATCCGAATCTTTATATCTTTGAGTGTACGTTGAAGGACAGATCGACTTCCGAAGTTTGTGACGTTAAGAAGGTCAAGTTTGGCTTCAGGACTTCCGAATTCAAGACGGACGGATATTATCTTAACGGCAGAAAGGTAAAGATCAGAGGCCTTAACCGACATCAGTCATATCCTTATGTCGGTTATGCGATGCCTAAGTCCATGCAGGAGCTCGATGCCGATATCCTTAAGGATGAGCTTGGTGTAAATGCAGTAAGGACTTCCCATTATCCTCAGTCTCATCATTTCATCGACAGATGCGACGAGATCGGACTTCTCGTATTTACCGAGATCCCGGGTTGGCAGCACATTGGTGACGATGAGTGGAAGGCTCAGGTCGTAGTCAATGTAGAAGAGATGGTAAGACAGTATCGTAACCATCCTTCGATAATCCTCTGGGGCGTCAGGATCAATGAGTCTGTTGATGACGATGCGCTCTATACAAAGACTAATGAGTTGGCACGAAAGCTTGACCCTACAAGACCTACGGGCGGTGTCAGGTATCTTAAGAAGAGCAGTTTCCTCGAGGATGTCTATACTTATAACGATTTTGTTCACAGCGGAAAGAACAGAGGCTGTGAACCTAAGAAGAACGTTACTTCCGATATGAGCAGACCTTATATGGTCACTGAATATAACGGCCATATGTACCCGACGAAGGCTTTCGACAGCGAAGAGCACAGGCGTGATCATGCATTGAGGCACGCTAATGTCCTGGATGCTGTAGCAGGCGAGAACGATATCTCGGGCAGCTTTGGCTGGTGCATGTTCGACTACAATACCCACAGGGACTTCGGAAGCGGTGACAGGATCTGCTATCACGGTGTTACCGATATGTTCCGTAATCTTAAGACTGCCGGATATGTTTATAAGGCTTGCTCGGATCTTGAGAAGCCTTTCGTTGAGATAACGTCTTCCATGGATATCGGTGAGCACCCTGCAGGAAACAGAGGTAATATCTATATCCTCACGAACTGTGACAGCGTAAAGATGTATAAGAACGGCGAGTTCATCAAGGAGTATACGCATAAGGATTCAACGTACAGGAATCTCAAGAATCCTCCAATACTGATAGATGACTTTATCGGTGATCAGATGAAGAAGAATGAGGGATTCTCCGACAGGCAGAGCAAGATAGTCAAGGAAGCCCTGAACTATATCGGTCAGTATGGTATGGAGGGAATGCCTCCGAAGATCATGATAAGGCTCGCCGAAGCGATGGCCGTATATCACATGAAGTTCGAGGATGCTTATATGCTCTTCGGAAAATATATAGGTGACTGGGGCGGCACGTCGACGACATTCAGATTCGATGCCGTAAGACGCGGCGAGATAGTTGCGAGCGTGACGAAGAAAGCTTTCGATAAGATCTGCATCAGGACGAAAGTGTCCTCCGACACTCTTATCGAGGGCGATACATACGATGTTTCCTGCGTAAGGATCGAGATCACTGACGAGATTGGTAATATCCAGCATTTCTTTAACGATACGATCAAGGCTGAGGTACAGGGCGATATTGAGATCCTGGGCTCTGAGGGTGCCTTTATATCAGGCGGTATGGGAGGTCTGTACATTAAGAGTAATGGCAAGAAGGGTGAGGGAACCCTGACTTTGAGCCTTCCTCAGGGATTCACATCAGAACCGGAGATCATAAAATTCAAGATTATTTAA